In Carettochelys insculpta isolate YL-2023 chromosome 21, ASM3395843v1, whole genome shotgun sequence, a single genomic region encodes these proteins:
- the CAMSAP1 gene encoding calmodulin-regulated spectrin-associated protein 1 isoform X1, which produces MVDVDVCAVGDSSRRKMDSLTDSAVEIVPLELYDSARAKIAANLQWICAKAYGIDNIPDELKDPFYVDQYEQEHIKPPAIKLLLSSELYCRVCSLILKGDQVAALQGHQSVIQALSRKGIYVMESDDTPVSESDLACAPIKMSSHMAMIDSLMMAYTVEMISIEKVVASVKRFSTFSASKELPYDLEDAMVFWINKVNLKMREIIEREVKLKQQLLESPGHQKVRYRRDHLSSRQLPYFPLLEDLMKDGSDGAALLAVIHYYCPEQMKLDDICLKEVTSIADSLYNIQLLREFSNEYLNKCFYLTLEDMLYAPLVLKPNVMVFIAELFWWFENVKPDFVQPRDIQEIKDAKTVLQQKSSRPPVPISNATKRSFMASPASTSPADLQPSVQLPQEACNRYYLHPEESDYLGKGSPAFSPSHPLLPLRQKQQKSLQEEENSSKPSISNLYDNVQCAFCPGSPIHGHRHRSNSLTRVDGQPRGPVLAWPEKKPRPLSQPTPFALHHATNSDVDPGSGDSISLARSISKDSLASNVVSLTPKHQSHPSSTKTNGKSLLNNVEIEDEDEELIAIIKSDEIPDHDDLEMQSASSRAPSLIGAAWSSKPQSEAMESKTDSFYLEPLMPAVLKPAKEKQIINKEDECGEGKQRGFITKRLNEGHHPIVRKKANSSHGDHDINRTFTPISSSDFTSVADPCTADAATLSEMGLEASRPLASSSLDPSSQEQSTGGFFLHAAKTDEDVTRKVNVSYVKSTNLRVPSPTWTMVRQDSDSDLDTEVTEQDLVAIDDHPVISKYIGEEESAKLQEDMKVKEHEDKDDASGRSSPCLSTISQVSSVSMTSGSIRMTNFAERKLQRLNSYETKSSTSSSQKTTPDGSESCPAPLTTWKQKREQSPTRQNKDNVTLLASELVQLHMQLEEKRRAIEAQKKKMEALSARQRLKLGKAAFLHVVKKGKAVDVPQPIKPEHFAKEYSRNNGDDLDDVSLSSKSEELLVKEEEREEMFYDSQELTKVKMQENLAFVELHKPKESVAMHEIEKSKIISAALLEGSGADVVDISECDLSIEKLNETITTLQQAILKISHQQELLMKSPTVPSSSTRNNSQDQKVKPPIHFVEPLSPTGMTSLRKPPRFGQGRGPRSGRPGELKVAKDRHQNSTRIKTPTQSVETLPHLRPFPSSNPSRTPTEAGFENSPDHESGSQADFFFDSYRRHDENNQRAFVLSTSKDANIISEMSKDVNSSLKEEALNSSDGSGKENVPVDEPLRSKVNLIEVDLSDLKAPDEEGEIESQGSSTDLINESDQKSGVGFFFKDEHKAEDELAKKRAAFLLKQQRKAEEARIRKQQLEAEVEQKRDEARRKAEEDRIRKEEEKARRELIKQEYLRKKQQQILEEQGLGKPKSKPKKPRPKSVHREESYNDSGTKCSSTPDNLSSAHSGSSLSLASAATTEPESIHSGGTPSQRVESMESLPILSRNPSRNTERDWENASTASSIASVAEYTGPKLFKEPSSKSNKPIIHNAISHCCLAGKVNEPHKNSILEELEKCDANHYIILFRDAGCQFRALYCYYPDTEEIYKLTGTGPKSINKKMIDKLYKYSSDRKQFNLIPAKTMSVSVDALTIHNYLWQAKRPAVPKKTQTHK; this is translated from the exons ATAATATCCCAGATGAGCTGAAAGATCCATTTTACGTAGACCAGTATGAACAAGAGCATATTAAACCACCTGCCATCAAGCTGTTGCTGTCCAGTGAACTATACTGTCGTGTCTGTAGCCTCATTCTAAAAGGGGAtcaggtggctgctctgcagggacACCAGTCAGTGATTCAGGCTCTGTCTCGGAAAGGGATTTACGTCATGGAGAGCGATGATACGCCTGTGTCTGAATCTGATCTTGCCTGTGCACCAATCAAAATG AGTTCTCATATGGCAATGATTGATTCCCTAATGATGGCATACACTGTAGAAATGATCAGCATTGAAAAGGTGGTTGCTAGTGTCAAACGTTTTTCTACATTCAGTGCCTCAAAAGAACTACCCTATGATCTGGAAGATGCAATGGTTTTCTGGATTAATAAG GTGAACCTTAAAATGAGAGAGATAATAGAGAGAGAGGTGAAATTAAAACAGCAATTACTGGAGAGCCCAGGTCACCAAAag GTGCGTTATCGACGAGACCATCTTTCAAGCAGGCAGTTACCTTATTTCCCATTACTTGAAGATCTGATGAAGGATGGCAGTGATGGTGCCGCTCTTCTAGCTGTGATACACTATTATTGCCCAGAACAAATGAAGCTAGATG ATATCTGTTTGAAGGAGGTAACCTCTATTGCAGACAGCCTCTATAATATTCAGCTTCTTAGAGAATTTTCAAATGAGTATCTAAACAAATGTTTTTACCTTACATTGGAGGACATGTTATATGCTCCTTTAGTTCTGAAG ccgAATGTTATGGTTTTCATTGCGGAGCTATTCTGGTGGTTTGAGAATGTCAAGCCAGACTTTGTACAGCCCAGGGACATTCAAGAAATAAAAGATG CTAAAACAGTGTTGCAGCAGAAGAGCAGTCGTCCACCTGTTCCTATTTCCAATGCAACTAAACGAAGTTTCATGGCTAGTCCGGCTAGTACAAGTCCAGCAGACTTGCAGCCTTCAGTTCAGCTACCCCAAGAAGCTTGCAACAGGTATTACCTGCACCCTGAAGAATCTGACTATCT tggcAAAGGGAGCCCTGCCTTTAGCCCATCTCATCCATTACTGCCTTTGAGACagaagcaacaaaaatcattGCAAGAGGAAGAGAACTCCAGTAAGCCTTCTATCTCAAATTTGTATGACAATGTACAGTGTGCTTTCTGCCCTGGATCACCTATCCATG gtcATCGACATCGTTCTAATTCTTTGACACGAGTTGACGGGCAGCCACGAGGTCCAGTTCTTGCATGGCCAGAGAAAAAACCCAG GCCTCTGTCTCAGCCAACACCCTTTGCTCTTCATCATGCAACAAATAGTGATGTGGACCCCGGATCTGGAGATAGCATTAGCCTGGCTAGATCAATCAGCAAAGACAGTCTAGCTTCAAATGTTGTCAGTCTAACCCCAAAACACCAGTCTCATCCTTCATCAACGAAAACAAATGGGAAAAGCTTGCTGAACAATGTTGAAATTGAGGATGAAGACGAAGAACTTATTGCAATAATCAAATCTGATGAAATACCAGACCATGATGACCTTGAAATGCAGAGTGCATCATCCAGAGCACCTAGCCTAATTGGCGCTGCATGGTCTTCAAAACCACAAAGTGAGGCCATGGAAAGCAAAACAGATAGTTTTTACTTAGAACCCTTAATGCCTGCAGTCCTAAAACCAGCCAAGGAAAAACAAATAATCAATAAAGAGGATGAGTGTGGTGAGGGGAAACAAAGGGGCTTCATAACAAAAAGGCTAAATGAGGGGCACCATCCTATTGTCCGTAAAAAAGCAAATAGCAGTCATGGTGACCATGATATCAACAGGACTTTTACTCCAATTTCTAGTTCAGATTTCACCTCAGTTGCAGATCCCTGTACTGCAGATGCAGCGACACTCTCTGAGATGGGATTAGAAGCTTCTCGACCGTTGGCTAGTAGCAGTTTAGATCCTTCATCCCAGGAGCAATCCACCGGAGGATTCTTTCTTCATGCTGCCAAAACTGATGAAGATGTAACAAGGAAGGTCAATGTCAGCTATGTAAAAAGTACTAATTTACGTGTTCCCAGTCCCACGTGGACCATGGTGAGACAAGATTCTGATTCCGATCTGGATACAGAAGTGACTGAACAAGATTTGGTAGCAATAGATGACCATCCAGTAATCTCTAAATATATAGGTGAGGAAGAATCAGCCAAGTTACAAGAGGATATGAAAGTAAAAGAACATGAAGATAAGGATGATGCTAGTGGACGTTCAAGTCCATGTCTGAGTACAATTTCTCAAGTTAGCAGTGTGTCCATGACTAGCGGGAGTATCAGAATGACTAACTTTGCAGAACGGAAGCTCCAAAGACTTAATAGCTATGAAACAAAGTCCAGTACAAGTAGTTCCCAAAAGACTACACCTGATGGGTCAGAGAGCTGCCCAGCACCATTAACAACATGGAAGCAAAAGCGAGAGCAAAGCCCCACCAGACAAAATAAAGATAATGTCACTCTCTTGGCTTCTGAACTGGTACAGCTCCACATGCAGTTGGAGGAAAAGCGAAGAGCAATAGAAgctcagaagaaaaaaatggagGCTCTGTCTGCCAGGCAACGACTAAAGCTGGGTAAGGCAGCTTTCTTGCATGTtgttaaaaaaggaaaagctgTTGATGTTCCGCAACCTATTAAACCAGAACACTTTGCAAAAGAATACTCTCGGAATAATGGAGATGATTTAGATGATGTTTCTTTAAGTTCAAAATCTGAGGAGCTTCTCGTaaaagaggaggagagagaagaaatgtTTTATGATTCACAAGAATTAACAAAGGTGAAAATGCAAGAAAATTTAGCTTTTGTTGAGTTACACAAACCAAAAGAATCTGTTGCTATGCACGAAATAGAAAAAAGCAAGATTATTTCTGCTGCCCTTCTAGAAGGTAGTGGTGCTGATGTGGTCGATATCAGTGAATGTGATCTTTCCATTGAAAAACTAAATGAAACCATCACTACGCTTCAGCAAGCTATATTAAAGATTTCTCACCAGCAAGAATTGCTTATGAAATCTCCAACAGTACCATCATCAAGTACAAGAAATAACTCTCAGGACCAAAAGGTAAAACCACCAATTCATTTTGTTGAGCCCCTCTCTCCAACTGGAATGACCAGTCTTCGTAAACCACCTCGATTCGGTCAAGGACGGGGTCCTCGCTCTGGAAGACCAGGTGAACTGAAAGTTGCTAAAGACAGACATCAAAACTCAACACGTATTAAAACCCCAACGCAAAGTGTAGAAACATTACCACATTTAAGACCATTTCCATCTAGTAATCCAAGCAGgacaccaacagaagctggttttGAAAATAGTCCAGACCATGAAAGTGGTTCTCAAGCTGACTTTTTCTTCGATAGCTATAGACGCCATGATGAGAATAATCAACGGGCATTTGTTCTTTCCACTTCCAAAGATGCAAATATTATCTCTGAAATGAGCAAAGATGTGAATAGCAGCTTAAAAGAAGAAGCACTAAACTCTTCTGATGGCTCAGGAAAAGAAAACGTACCTGTGGATGAACCACTGAGAAGCAAGGTTAATCTCATAGAAGTTGACCTATCTGACTTAAAAGCGCCTGATGAAGAAGGAGAAATTGAAAGCCAGGGTAGCTCTACAGACCTAATTAATGAAAGTGATCAGAAGTCTGGGGTAGGGTTTTTCTTCAAG GATGAGCATAAAGCAGAAGACGAATTAGCAAAAAAGCGCGCAGCATTTCTTTTAAAACAGCAGCGGAAAGCTGAAGAGGCTCGGATCCGAAAACAGCAGCTTGAGGCAGAAGTTGAACAAAAAAGAGATGAAGCCCG GCGCAAAGCTGAAGAGGACAGAATACGAAAAGAGGAAGAGAAGGCCCGAAGAGAACTCATCAAACAAGAATACCTGAGGAAAAAACAGCAGCAAATTTTGGAAGAGCAAGGACTTGGAAAACCCAAATCAAAACCCAAAAAACCTAGGCCAAAATCAGTCCATCGAGAGGAGTCATACAACGATTCAGGAACAAAGTGTTCTTCCACac CTGATAATCTGAGTAGTGCTCATTCGGGATCCAGCCTGTCTTTGGCTTCAGCAGCAACTACTGAACCTGAAAGCATACATTCTGGTGGCACTCCTTCTCAACG AGTAGAGTCCATGGAATCCTTACCAATATTGAGCAGGAATCCAAGTAGAAACACTGAGAGAGATTGGGAAAATGCGTCAACAGCATCTTCAATTGCTTCAGTGGCAGAGTACACAG GTCCAAAATTATTTAAAGAACCCAGCAGCAAGTCAAACAAACCAATTATTCATAATGCTATATCCCATTGCTGTCTTGCTGGAAAAGTGAATGAACCCCATAAGAATTCAATACTGGAG GAACTAGAGAAATGTGATGCCAACCACTACATTATTTTGTTCCGTGATGCTGGCTGCCAGTTCAGAGCACTTTACTGCTACTACCCTGACACTGAAGAAATCTACAAGCTGACTGGAACAGGTCCAAAGAGCATAAACAAGAAAATGATTGACAAACTTTATAAATATAGCTCAGACAGAAAACAGTTTAACTTAATTCCAGCTAAAACCATGTCTGTGAGCGTGGATGCTCTTACTATTCATAATTATTTGTGGCAAGCCAAGCGACCTGCAGTGCCAAAGAAGACTCAAACTCATAAATGA
- the CAMSAP1 gene encoding calmodulin-regulated spectrin-associated protein 1 isoform X3, with protein sequence MVDVDVCAVGDSSRRKMDSLTDSAVEIVPLELYDSARAKIAANLQWICAKAYGIDNIPDELKDPFYVDQYEQEHIKPPAIKLLLSSELYCRVCSLILKGDQVAALQGHQSVIQALSRKGIYVMESDDTPVSESDLACAPIKMSSHMAMIDSLMMAYTVEMISIEKVVASVKRFSTFSASKELPYDLEDAMVFWINKVNLKMREIIEREVKLKQQLLESPGHQKVRYRRDHLSSRQLPYFPLLEDLMKDGSDGAALLAVIHYYCPEQMKLDDICLKEVTSIADSLYNIQLLREFSNEYLNKCFYLTLEDMLYAPLVLKPNVMVFIAELFWWFENVKPDFVQPRDIQEIKDAKTVLQQKSSRPPVPISNATKRSFMASPASTSPADLQPSVQLPQEACNRYYLHPEESDYLGKGSPAFSPSHPLLPLRQKQQKSLQEEENSSHRHRSNSLTRVDGQPRGPVLAWPEKKPRPLSQPTPFALHHATNSDVDPGSGDSISLARSISKDSLASNVVSLTPKHQSHPSSTKTNGKSLLNNVEIEDEDEELIAIIKSDEIPDHDDLEMQSASSRAPSLIGAAWSSKPQSEAMESKTDSFYLEPLMPAVLKPAKEKQIINKEDECGEGKQRGFITKRLNEGHHPIVRKKANSSHGDHDINRTFTPISSSDFTSVADPCTADAATLSEMGLEASRPLASSSLDPSSQEQSTGGFFLHAAKTDEDVTRKVNVSYVKSTNLRVPSPTWTMVRQDSDSDLDTEVTEQDLVAIDDHPVISKYIGEEESAKLQEDMKVKEHEDKDDASGRSSPCLSTISQVSSVSMTSGSIRMTNFAERKLQRLNSYETKSSTSSSQKTTPDGSESCPAPLTTWKQKREQSPTRQNKDNVTLLASELVQLHMQLEEKRRAIEAQKKKMEALSARQRLKLGKAAFLHVVKKGKAVDVPQPIKPEHFAKEYSRNNGDDLDDVSLSSKSEELLVKEEEREEMFYDSQELTKVKMQENLAFVELHKPKESVAMHEIEKSKIISAALLEGSGADVVDISECDLSIEKLNETITTLQQAILKISHQQELLMKSPTVPSSSTRNNSQDQKVKPPIHFVEPLSPTGMTSLRKPPRFGQGRGPRSGRPGELKVAKDRHQNSTRIKTPTQSVETLPHLRPFPSSNPSRTPTEAGFENSPDHESGSQADFFFDSYRRHDENNQRAFVLSTSKDANIISEMSKDVNSSLKEEALNSSDGSGKENVPVDEPLRSKVNLIEVDLSDLKAPDEEGEIESQGSSTDLINESDQKSGVGFFFKDEHKAEDELAKKRAAFLLKQQRKAEEARIRKQQLEAEVEQKRDEARRKAEEDRIRKEEEKARRELIKQEYLRKKQQQILEEQGLGKPKSKPKKPRPKSVHREESYNDSGTKCSSTPDNLSSAHSGSSLSLASAATTEPESIHSGGTPSQRVESMESLPILSRNPSRNTERDWENASTASSIASVAEYTGPKLFKEPSSKSNKPIIHNAISHCCLAGKVNEPHKNSILEELEKCDANHYIILFRDAGCQFRALYCYYPDTEEIYKLTGTGPKSINKKMIDKLYKYSSDRKQFNLIPAKTMSVSVDALTIHNYLWQAKRPAVPKKTQTHK encoded by the exons ATAATATCCCAGATGAGCTGAAAGATCCATTTTACGTAGACCAGTATGAACAAGAGCATATTAAACCACCTGCCATCAAGCTGTTGCTGTCCAGTGAACTATACTGTCGTGTCTGTAGCCTCATTCTAAAAGGGGAtcaggtggctgctctgcagggacACCAGTCAGTGATTCAGGCTCTGTCTCGGAAAGGGATTTACGTCATGGAGAGCGATGATACGCCTGTGTCTGAATCTGATCTTGCCTGTGCACCAATCAAAATG AGTTCTCATATGGCAATGATTGATTCCCTAATGATGGCATACACTGTAGAAATGATCAGCATTGAAAAGGTGGTTGCTAGTGTCAAACGTTTTTCTACATTCAGTGCCTCAAAAGAACTACCCTATGATCTGGAAGATGCAATGGTTTTCTGGATTAATAAG GTGAACCTTAAAATGAGAGAGATAATAGAGAGAGAGGTGAAATTAAAACAGCAATTACTGGAGAGCCCAGGTCACCAAAag GTGCGTTATCGACGAGACCATCTTTCAAGCAGGCAGTTACCTTATTTCCCATTACTTGAAGATCTGATGAAGGATGGCAGTGATGGTGCCGCTCTTCTAGCTGTGATACACTATTATTGCCCAGAACAAATGAAGCTAGATG ATATCTGTTTGAAGGAGGTAACCTCTATTGCAGACAGCCTCTATAATATTCAGCTTCTTAGAGAATTTTCAAATGAGTATCTAAACAAATGTTTTTACCTTACATTGGAGGACATGTTATATGCTCCTTTAGTTCTGAAG ccgAATGTTATGGTTTTCATTGCGGAGCTATTCTGGTGGTTTGAGAATGTCAAGCCAGACTTTGTACAGCCCAGGGACATTCAAGAAATAAAAGATG CTAAAACAGTGTTGCAGCAGAAGAGCAGTCGTCCACCTGTTCCTATTTCCAATGCAACTAAACGAAGTTTCATGGCTAGTCCGGCTAGTACAAGTCCAGCAGACTTGCAGCCTTCAGTTCAGCTACCCCAAGAAGCTTGCAACAGGTATTACCTGCACCCTGAAGAATCTGACTATCT tggcAAAGGGAGCCCTGCCTTTAGCCCATCTCATCCATTACTGCCTTTGAGACagaagcaacaaaaatcattGCAAGAGGAAGAGAACTCCA gtcATCGACATCGTTCTAATTCTTTGACACGAGTTGACGGGCAGCCACGAGGTCCAGTTCTTGCATGGCCAGAGAAAAAACCCAG GCCTCTGTCTCAGCCAACACCCTTTGCTCTTCATCATGCAACAAATAGTGATGTGGACCCCGGATCTGGAGATAGCATTAGCCTGGCTAGATCAATCAGCAAAGACAGTCTAGCTTCAAATGTTGTCAGTCTAACCCCAAAACACCAGTCTCATCCTTCATCAACGAAAACAAATGGGAAAAGCTTGCTGAACAATGTTGAAATTGAGGATGAAGACGAAGAACTTATTGCAATAATCAAATCTGATGAAATACCAGACCATGATGACCTTGAAATGCAGAGTGCATCATCCAGAGCACCTAGCCTAATTGGCGCTGCATGGTCTTCAAAACCACAAAGTGAGGCCATGGAAAGCAAAACAGATAGTTTTTACTTAGAACCCTTAATGCCTGCAGTCCTAAAACCAGCCAAGGAAAAACAAATAATCAATAAAGAGGATGAGTGTGGTGAGGGGAAACAAAGGGGCTTCATAACAAAAAGGCTAAATGAGGGGCACCATCCTATTGTCCGTAAAAAAGCAAATAGCAGTCATGGTGACCATGATATCAACAGGACTTTTACTCCAATTTCTAGTTCAGATTTCACCTCAGTTGCAGATCCCTGTACTGCAGATGCAGCGACACTCTCTGAGATGGGATTAGAAGCTTCTCGACCGTTGGCTAGTAGCAGTTTAGATCCTTCATCCCAGGAGCAATCCACCGGAGGATTCTTTCTTCATGCTGCCAAAACTGATGAAGATGTAACAAGGAAGGTCAATGTCAGCTATGTAAAAAGTACTAATTTACGTGTTCCCAGTCCCACGTGGACCATGGTGAGACAAGATTCTGATTCCGATCTGGATACAGAAGTGACTGAACAAGATTTGGTAGCAATAGATGACCATCCAGTAATCTCTAAATATATAGGTGAGGAAGAATCAGCCAAGTTACAAGAGGATATGAAAGTAAAAGAACATGAAGATAAGGATGATGCTAGTGGACGTTCAAGTCCATGTCTGAGTACAATTTCTCAAGTTAGCAGTGTGTCCATGACTAGCGGGAGTATCAGAATGACTAACTTTGCAGAACGGAAGCTCCAAAGACTTAATAGCTATGAAACAAAGTCCAGTACAAGTAGTTCCCAAAAGACTACACCTGATGGGTCAGAGAGCTGCCCAGCACCATTAACAACATGGAAGCAAAAGCGAGAGCAAAGCCCCACCAGACAAAATAAAGATAATGTCACTCTCTTGGCTTCTGAACTGGTACAGCTCCACATGCAGTTGGAGGAAAAGCGAAGAGCAATAGAAgctcagaagaaaaaaatggagGCTCTGTCTGCCAGGCAACGACTAAAGCTGGGTAAGGCAGCTTTCTTGCATGTtgttaaaaaaggaaaagctgTTGATGTTCCGCAACCTATTAAACCAGAACACTTTGCAAAAGAATACTCTCGGAATAATGGAGATGATTTAGATGATGTTTCTTTAAGTTCAAAATCTGAGGAGCTTCTCGTaaaagaggaggagagagaagaaatgtTTTATGATTCACAAGAATTAACAAAGGTGAAAATGCAAGAAAATTTAGCTTTTGTTGAGTTACACAAACCAAAAGAATCTGTTGCTATGCACGAAATAGAAAAAAGCAAGATTATTTCTGCTGCCCTTCTAGAAGGTAGTGGTGCTGATGTGGTCGATATCAGTGAATGTGATCTTTCCATTGAAAAACTAAATGAAACCATCACTACGCTTCAGCAAGCTATATTAAAGATTTCTCACCAGCAAGAATTGCTTATGAAATCTCCAACAGTACCATCATCAAGTACAAGAAATAACTCTCAGGACCAAAAGGTAAAACCACCAATTCATTTTGTTGAGCCCCTCTCTCCAACTGGAATGACCAGTCTTCGTAAACCACCTCGATTCGGTCAAGGACGGGGTCCTCGCTCTGGAAGACCAGGTGAACTGAAAGTTGCTAAAGACAGACATCAAAACTCAACACGTATTAAAACCCCAACGCAAAGTGTAGAAACATTACCACATTTAAGACCATTTCCATCTAGTAATCCAAGCAGgacaccaacagaagctggttttGAAAATAGTCCAGACCATGAAAGTGGTTCTCAAGCTGACTTTTTCTTCGATAGCTATAGACGCCATGATGAGAATAATCAACGGGCATTTGTTCTTTCCACTTCCAAAGATGCAAATATTATCTCTGAAATGAGCAAAGATGTGAATAGCAGCTTAAAAGAAGAAGCACTAAACTCTTCTGATGGCTCAGGAAAAGAAAACGTACCTGTGGATGAACCACTGAGAAGCAAGGTTAATCTCATAGAAGTTGACCTATCTGACTTAAAAGCGCCTGATGAAGAAGGAGAAATTGAAAGCCAGGGTAGCTCTACAGACCTAATTAATGAAAGTGATCAGAAGTCTGGGGTAGGGTTTTTCTTCAAG GATGAGCATAAAGCAGAAGACGAATTAGCAAAAAAGCGCGCAGCATTTCTTTTAAAACAGCAGCGGAAAGCTGAAGAGGCTCGGATCCGAAAACAGCAGCTTGAGGCAGAAGTTGAACAAAAAAGAGATGAAGCCCG GCGCAAAGCTGAAGAGGACAGAATACGAAAAGAGGAAGAGAAGGCCCGAAGAGAACTCATCAAACAAGAATACCTGAGGAAAAAACAGCAGCAAATTTTGGAAGAGCAAGGACTTGGAAAACCCAAATCAAAACCCAAAAAACCTAGGCCAAAATCAGTCCATCGAGAGGAGTCATACAACGATTCAGGAACAAAGTGTTCTTCCACac CTGATAATCTGAGTAGTGCTCATTCGGGATCCAGCCTGTCTTTGGCTTCAGCAGCAACTACTGAACCTGAAAGCATACATTCTGGTGGCACTCCTTCTCAACG AGTAGAGTCCATGGAATCCTTACCAATATTGAGCAGGAATCCAAGTAGAAACACTGAGAGAGATTGGGAAAATGCGTCAACAGCATCTTCAATTGCTTCAGTGGCAGAGTACACAG GTCCAAAATTATTTAAAGAACCCAGCAGCAAGTCAAACAAACCAATTATTCATAATGCTATATCCCATTGCTGTCTTGCTGGAAAAGTGAATGAACCCCATAAGAATTCAATACTGGAG GAACTAGAGAAATGTGATGCCAACCACTACATTATTTTGTTCCGTGATGCTGGCTGCCAGTTCAGAGCACTTTACTGCTACTACCCTGACACTGAAGAAATCTACAAGCTGACTGGAACAGGTCCAAAGAGCATAAACAAGAAAATGATTGACAAACTTTATAAATATAGCTCAGACAGAAAACAGTTTAACTTAATTCCAGCTAAAACCATGTCTGTGAGCGTGGATGCTCTTACTATTCATAATTATTTGTGGCAAGCCAAGCGACCTGCAGTGCCAAAGAAGACTCAAACTCATAAATGA